Proteins encoded together in one Carya illinoinensis cultivar Pawnee chromosome 3, C.illinoinensisPawnee_v1, whole genome shotgun sequence window:
- the LOC122305595 gene encoding ruvB-like protein 1 — protein MLMMKCYGLCSFVQVVNRYIDEGVAELVPGVLFIDEVHMLDMECFSYLNRALESSLSPIVIFATNRGICNVRYETLVDLQIFLRSLPISYCGP, from the exons ATGCTGATGATGAAATGCTACGGCTTGTGTAGTTTTGTTCAG GTTGTTAACCGGTATATTGATGAGGGTGTAGCAGAACTTGTCCCTGGAGTTCTATTTATTGATGAG GTACACATGCTGGATATGGAATGCTTTTCATACTTGAATCGTGCATTAGAGAGCTCACTATCCCCTATAGTAATCTTTGCTACAAATAGAGGAATATGCAACGTAAGGTATGAAACTCTTGTTGACcttcaaatttttttgagaTCACTGCCTATATCATATTGTGGACCTTAG